The proteins below come from a single Nocardiopsis gilva YIM 90087 genomic window:
- a CDS encoding YeiH family protein: MSQQSTEPSTEPSTSASSPRVVPPTRPAKRRISPVPPWGLPSARAARAAVPGLLLTAVGVVVALLVNRMVPGVSALIVALVLGAVLTNLGLVPDSLRPGLQAAVKTPMRAGIVLLGVSLALPDVLALGAPVLLVVLGGVAVTFLGTLLLGRLFGIARERRLLIATGVSICGASAVAAMNDSAEGDEDDVMTAVAIVTIFGTLAVLALPALRGALGLAPATFGIWTGASVHEVGQVVATAGAVGAAALAPAVIVKLTRVVLLAPLIVAVNLWQRRDRSIPAPREGGASTPERARPPIVPLFVIGFLIAVAIGSAGVLPESVLGPVSVLQTVLLSAGLFAMGTGVRLAALARSSGRSIALGALSTLLMLTVTYTGLALAT; this comes from the coding sequence GTGAGTCAACAATCCACCGAGCCATCAACCGAGCCGTCGACCTCGGCTTCTTCTCCTAGGGTCGTACCCCCGACCCGACCCGCGAAGCGGCGGATCTCCCCGGTACCGCCGTGGGGGCTTCCTTCCGCGCGGGCGGCACGCGCGGCCGTCCCCGGCCTGCTGCTCACGGCCGTCGGCGTCGTGGTCGCGCTGCTGGTCAACCGGATGGTGCCCGGGGTCAGCGCGCTCATCGTGGCCCTGGTGCTCGGTGCGGTGCTCACGAACCTGGGCCTGGTTCCCGACTCCCTGCGCCCGGGACTGCAGGCGGCGGTCAAGACCCCGATGCGTGCGGGGATCGTCCTGCTGGGTGTGAGCCTCGCCCTGCCCGATGTGCTCGCACTCGGTGCTCCCGTGCTGCTCGTGGTCCTGGGCGGGGTCGCGGTGACCTTCCTCGGCACGCTGCTGCTGGGGCGGCTCTTCGGGATCGCGCGTGAGCGGCGCCTGCTCATCGCGACCGGGGTGTCCATCTGCGGCGCCTCGGCGGTGGCCGCGATGAACGATTCGGCCGAAGGCGATGAGGACGACGTCATGACCGCGGTCGCGATCGTCACCATCTTCGGCACCCTCGCGGTCCTGGCCCTGCCTGCGCTGCGCGGAGCGCTGGGGCTCGCCCCGGCGACCTTCGGGATCTGGACCGGTGCGAGCGTGCACGAGGTCGGCCAGGTCGTCGCGACGGCGGGCGCGGTCGGCGCCGCCGCACTGGCCCCCGCCGTGATCGTGAAGCTCACCCGCGTGGTGCTGCTGGCCCCGCTGATCGTCGCCGTCAACCTCTGGCAGCGTCGCGACAGATCCATCCCCGCCCCCCGAGAGGGAGGCGCGTCCACCCCGGAGCGAGCCCGACCGCCGATCGTCCCGCTGTTCGTCATCGGGTTCCTCATCGCCGTGGCCATCGGCAGCGCGGGGGTGCTCCCGGAGTCGGTCCTGGGACCGGTGAGCGTCCTGCAGACCGTGCTGCTCTCCGCCGGCCTGTTCGCCATGGGCACCGGCGTCCGACTGGCCGCCCTCGCCAGGTCGAGTGGCCGCAGCATCGCCCTGGGGGCGCTGTCCACCCTGCTGATGCTCACGGTGACCTACACCGGCCTGGCGCTGGCCACCTAG